One genomic segment of Chitinophagales bacterium includes these proteins:
- a CDS encoding efflux RND transporter periplasmic adaptor subunit, which translates to MKGTFGLICMATLLLTASCNHNNHQKEEEATFMVTKPVQRDTSTLKEYVCQIKAISHIELRSQERGYLQNIYVDEGRPVKKGQLMFQIMPIIYQAEMEKAKANVSFAEIEYKNTKSLADSNIVSKNELALAKARLDKERAELALAEAHLSFTQIRAPFDGIMDRFYGRLGSLIDEGELLTTLSDNSKMWVYFNVPEAEYLDYVASSKNGDKQKVKLLMANNEYFDHDGVVETIEADFNNETGNIAFRATFANPDKLLRHGETGNILMPVPIKKAIMIPQEATFELLDRKYVFVVDDKGVISSREITVGQEMPHIYVVTKGLDTNDQILIEGLRRVKNGEKIHTKLVQFDDVVHELNHLHAE; encoded by the coding sequence ATGAAAGGGACTTTCGGTCTTATCTGCATGGCAACCTTGTTGCTTACTGCAAGTTGTAACCACAATAACCACCAAAAAGAAGAAGAAGCAACATTCATGGTTACCAAACCAGTGCAAAGAGATACCTCAACGCTTAAAGAATATGTGTGCCAAATAAAAGCAATCAGCCACATAGAGTTGCGCTCGCAAGAAAGAGGATATCTACAAAATATTTATGTAGATGAAGGACGCCCGGTAAAGAAAGGGCAACTAATGTTCCAAATTATGCCCATAATTTACCAGGCAGAAATGGAAAAGGCAAAAGCCAATGTAAGTTTTGCCGAAATTGAATACAAAAACACCAAGAGCCTTGCCGATAGCAATATCGTTTCAAAAAATGAATTAGCCCTTGCCAAGGCAAGATTAGATAAAGAAAGAGCAGAGTTGGCATTGGCAGAAGCACATTTAAGCTTTACCCAAATACGCGCCCCATTCGATGGTATTATGGATAGGTTTTACGGTAGGTTAGGTAGTTTGATAGACGAGGGCGAACTCCTTACCACACTTTCCGACAACAGTAAAATGTGGGTGTACTTTAATGTGCCCGAAGCAGAATATCTAGATTATGTGGCCAGCTCAAAGAATGGTGATAAGCAAAAGGTAAAATTACTCATGGCAAATAATGAATACTTCGACCACGATGGCGTAGTAGAAACCATAGAAGCAGATTTTAATAACGAAACCGGAAACATTGCCTTTCGCGCCACTTTTGCCAACCCCGATAAACTATTGCGGCATGGCGAAACCGGAAATATTCTAATGCCAGTTCCCATAAAAAAAGCAATCATGATTCCGCAAGAAGCAACCTTTGAACTGCTCGATAGAAAATATGTGTTTGTAGTAGATGATAAAGGTGTTATTAGTTCCAGAGAAATAACCGTAGGGCAAGAAATGCCCCATATTTATGTGGTTACAAAGGGGCTGGATACCAACGATCAAATATTGATTGAAGGCTTGCGCAGGGTAAAAAATGGCGAAAAGATTCACACCAAGTTGGTGCAGTTTGATGATGTGGTACACGAATTAAACCACTTACACGCAGAGTAA